The following proteins are co-located in the Noviherbaspirillum sp. UKPF54 genome:
- the nirB gene encoding nitrite reductase large subunit NirB: MKKLKLVMVGNGMAGARTLDELLKIAPDVYDITVFGAEPYANYNRILLSPVLAGEQTIKDIMLNDVDWYQENNITLHLGKKIVKIDRVRRQVVAEDGTVAEYDRLLLATGSNPFILPVPGKDLKGVISYRDIQDTNAMIEAATVHRHAVVIGGGLLGLEAANGLKQRGMDVTVVHLPAWLMERQLDPAAGKMLQKSLEDRGLKFLLDKNTKELVGDEDGHVQAIRFADGLEVPAQLVVMAVGIRPNTTLAESAGLYCNRGIVVNDTMQTFDPRIYAVGECVNHRGTAYGLVAPLFEMAKVCANHLANFGIGRYQGSVTSTKLKVTGIDLFSAGEFMGGEGVEEIVLSDPIGGVYKKLVIKDDKLVGACLYGDTVDGGWYFKLLREGKSIGEMRDTLMFGESNTGRPGDAGHEGHTRAAAMPDEAEVCGCNGVCKGTIVKAIKEKGLFTLEDVRKHTKASASCGSCTGLVEQIIMATVGDYSVSTKAKPLCGCTDYTHQEVRDAIRVNKLLTIADTMKFMEWRTPNGCATCRPALNYYLISTWPHEAKDDPQSRFINERAHANIQKDGTYSVIPRMWGGETNASELRRIADVVDKYHIPTVKVTGGQRIDLLGVKKEDLPAVWQDLGMPSGHAYAKALRTVKTCVGSEWCRFGTQDSTLMGKQLERALWRMYAPHKVKIAVSGCPRNCAESGIKDVGVIGVDSGWEIYVAGNGGIKTEVAHFFVKVKTHDEVLEYSGAFLQLYREEGWYLERTVHYVARVGLDHVKKKVLDDAGGRKALYERLLFSLQGEPDPWHEKEKAQVDERQFAPLPV; the protein is encoded by the coding sequence ATGAAGAAGCTGAAATTGGTCATGGTCGGCAACGGCATGGCCGGCGCGCGCACGCTCGATGAACTGCTGAAGATCGCGCCGGACGTGTACGACATCACGGTGTTCGGCGCCGAGCCGTATGCGAACTACAACCGCATCCTGCTGTCGCCCGTCCTGGCCGGCGAGCAGACCATCAAGGACATCATGTTGAACGATGTCGACTGGTACCAGGAAAACAACATCACGCTCCATCTCGGCAAGAAGATCGTCAAGATCGACCGCGTCCGGCGCCAGGTCGTCGCCGAAGACGGCACGGTCGCGGAATACGACCGCCTGCTGCTGGCCACCGGCTCCAATCCATTCATCCTGCCGGTGCCGGGCAAGGACCTGAAGGGCGTGATCTCCTATCGCGACATCCAGGACACCAACGCGATGATCGAGGCGGCCACGGTGCACAGGCACGCGGTCGTGATCGGCGGCGGCCTCCTGGGACTGGAAGCGGCCAACGGCTTGAAGCAGCGCGGCATGGATGTGACCGTGGTACACCTGCCGGCCTGGCTGATGGAGCGCCAGCTTGACCCGGCCGCTGGCAAGATGCTGCAGAAGTCGCTGGAAGACCGCGGCCTGAAATTCCTGCTCGATAAGAATACGAAGGAGCTCGTCGGCGACGAGGATGGCCATGTGCAGGCGATCCGCTTTGCCGACGGCCTCGAAGTGCCGGCGCAGCTGGTCGTGATGGCCGTGGGTATCCGCCCCAACACGACGCTGGCCGAATCGGCCGGTCTGTATTGCAACAGGGGCATCGTCGTCAACGACACCATGCAGACCTTCGACCCGCGCATCTACGCGGTGGGCGAGTGCGTGAACCATCGCGGCACAGCCTACGGGCTGGTGGCGCCGCTATTCGAGATGGCCAAGGTATGCGCCAATCATCTGGCCAACTTCGGCATCGGCCGCTATCAGGGCTCCGTCACCTCCACCAAGCTCAAGGTCACCGGCATCGACCTGTTTTCGGCCGGCGAATTCATGGGCGGCGAGGGCGTCGAGGAGATCGTGCTGTCCGACCCGATCGGCGGCGTGTACAAGAAGCTGGTGATCAAGGACGACAAGCTGGTCGGCGCCTGCCTGTACGGCGACACGGTGGACGGCGGCTGGTATTTCAAGCTGCTGCGCGAGGGCAAGAGCATCGGCGAGATGCGCGACACGCTCATGTTCGGCGAATCCAACACAGGGCGTCCCGGCGACGCCGGGCACGAGGGTCACACGCGGGCGGCGGCAATGCCGGACGAGGCCGAGGTGTGCGGCTGCAACGGCGTATGCAAGGGCACCATCGTCAAGGCGATCAAGGAAAAGGGCTTGTTCACGCTGGAAGACGTGCGCAAGCACACCAAGGCGTCGGCTTCCTGCGGGTCCTGCACCGGCCTGGTCGAGCAGATCATCATGGCGACCGTCGGCGACTACTCGGTGTCGACCAAGGCCAAGCCGCTGTGCGGCTGCACCGACTACACGCACCAGGAAGTGCGCGATGCGATCAGGGTCAACAAGCTGCTGACGATCGCCGACACCATGAAATTCATGGAATGGCGCACTCCGAACGGGTGCGCGACCTGCCGTCCCGCCTTGAACTATTACCTGATCTCGACCTGGCCGCACGAGGCGAAGGACGATCCGCAGTCGCGCTTCATCAACGAGCGCGCGCACGCCAACATCCAGAAGGACGGCACCTATTCCGTGATCCCGCGCATGTGGGGCGGCGAGACCAATGCCTCCGAGTTGCGCCGCATCGCAGACGTGGTCGACAAGTACCACATCCCGACGGTGAAGGTCACCGGAGGCCAGCGTATCGATCTGCTCGGCGTGAAGAAGGAAGACTTGCCGGCGGTATGGCAGGACCTCGGCATGCCGTCCGGCCATGCGTATGCGAAGGCGCTGCGCACGGTGAAGACCTGCGTCGGCTCCGAATGGTGCCGCTTCGGCACACAGGATTCGACCTTGATGGGCAAGCAGCTGGAGCGGGCGCTGTGGCGCATGTATGCGCCGCACAAGGTCAAGATCGCGGTGTCCGGTTGCCCGCGCAACTGCGCCGAGTCGGGCATCAAGGATGTCGGCGTGATCGGCGTGGACTCCGGCTGGGAAATCTACGTGGCCGGCAACGGCGGCATCAAGACCGAGGTTGCGCACTTTTTCGTGAAGGTGAAAACCCATGACGAGGTACTGGAATATTCCGGCGCCTTCCTGCAACTGTATCGCGAGGAGGGCTGGTATCTGGAGCGCACCGTGCACTACGTAGCGCGCGTGGGGCTCGATCATGTGAAGAAGAAGGTTTTGGACGATGCCGGGGGGCGCAAGGCGCTCTACGAGCGGCTGCTGTTCTCGCTGCAAGGCGAACCCGATCCGTGGCACGAGAAGGAAAAGGCGCAGGTCGACGAGCGGCAGTTCGCGCCGCTGCCCGTATAA
- the cobA gene encoding uroporphyrinogen-III C-methyltransferase produces MKTQGKVFLVGAGPGDPELLTIKAARTIALADVILVDDLVNPEILDHARLDARIVHVGKRGGCQSTPQQFIERLMIAEARAGHCVVRLKGGDPFIFGRGGEERAHLRGAGIEVDVVNGISSGLAAPASIGVPLTHRDWSQGAVFVTGHGKTPDANPDWAALARLNMTLVIYMGVARCGEIQAALLAAGKAADTPVAVIQSATLQAQAQLVTTLGELSLALAASGLGSPGIIVIGDVVRCADRQAGAGWHPGHESRRVGP; encoded by the coding sequence ATGAAAACGCAGGGTAAAGTCTTCCTCGTCGGCGCCGGCCCCGGCGATCCCGAACTCCTCACCATCAAGGCGGCCAGGACGATTGCCCTGGCCGACGTGATCCTGGTCGACGATCTGGTCAATCCGGAAATCCTCGACCATGCACGCTTGGACGCGCGCATCGTCCACGTCGGCAAGCGCGGCGGCTGTCAGTCCACGCCGCAGCAATTCATCGAGCGCCTGATGATTGCCGAGGCGCGGGCCGGACACTGCGTGGTGCGCCTGAAGGGCGGCGACCCGTTCATCTTCGGGCGCGGCGGCGAAGAGCGCGCGCACCTGCGGGGCGCGGGCATCGAAGTCGACGTCGTCAACGGCATCAGCAGCGGACTGGCCGCGCCGGCGTCGATCGGCGTGCCGCTCACGCATCGCGACTGGAGCCAGGGCGCGGTGTTCGTCACCGGCCACGGCAAGACGCCTGACGCCAATCCCGACTGGGCCGCGCTGGCAAGGCTGAACATGACGCTGGTGATCTATATGGGCGTGGCGCGCTGCGGCGAAATCCAGGCCGCGCTGCTGGCCGCCGGCAAGGCGGCCGACACGCCGGTGGCGGTGATACAGTCGGCTACATTGCAGGCGCAGGCACAGCTCGTCACCACCTTGGGCGAACTGTCGCTGGCGCTGGCCGCCTCCGGCCTGGGCAGCCCCGGCATCATTGTGATCGGCGACGTGGTGCGGTGCGCGGACCGGCAGGCCGGCGCAGGCTGGCATCCCGGACATGAATCCCGGCGCGTTGGACCTTAG
- a CDS encoding bifunctional protein-serine/threonine kinase/phosphatase, with protein sequence MSLSVATGHATFTGLRERNEDFVGMVTPDEPELSAKGLIAAIADGVSGNAGGREASEYTVRGLLADYYATPDTWPVTQALDRVIKAINGWVQRQGSTRAELAGMATTLTAVVLRGGFYYFAHVGDTRLYLLREGRMARLTVDHVWDRPEMQHVLTRAVGLDSRLAIDHGMGESRAGDVFLLACDGVWACLSEHDIARHLEEVAAGRAAPSHTADTLVKAALAAGSGDNCSALILRVNALPEENLRDTLSASQQLPLPPRLKAGQILDGYHVEAVIHASAATLLYRVLDPKSQRQLVLKTLHPDRAGDAQERSAFAYEEWLAKRVVARFFPQVITPDQKNYQYYLSTWHEGRTLQQALDAGAHFTVPEAIALGSKLARAIAALHRRSILHRDIKPANVHLGADGELRVLDLGVARSGLEEDEIKAQECTLAGTPSFLAPEQFEHAPPSRQSDVYAAGVTLYVMLTRRYPYGEVEPFQHPRFGVPTPPSRFRPDLPLWLENVVLKAVARDPADRFETAEELLLALERGAANPTAPRRPVPLAKRDPVSLWRAVAAAAIVINLLLLYLLVVR encoded by the coding sequence ATGTCCCTGTCCGTCGCCACCGGCCATGCCACCTTCACCGGCCTTCGCGAACGCAACGAAGACTTCGTCGGCATGGTCACGCCCGACGAGCCGGAGCTGTCGGCCAAGGGCCTGATCGCGGCCATCGCCGACGGCGTGTCCGGCAACGCCGGCGGGCGCGAGGCATCCGAGTACACGGTGCGCGGCCTGCTCGCCGACTATTACGCCACGCCCGATACCTGGCCGGTCACGCAGGCGCTCGACCGCGTGATCAAGGCAATCAACGGCTGGGTGCAAAGGCAGGGCTCGACGCGCGCGGAACTGGCGGGCATGGCGACCACGCTCACGGCCGTGGTGCTGCGCGGCGGCTTCTACTACTTCGCGCACGTGGGCGACACCCGGCTGTATCTGCTGCGCGAGGGAAGAATGGCGCGGCTGACCGTCGACCATGTGTGGGACCGGCCCGAAATGCAGCATGTTCTGACGCGCGCCGTCGGCCTCGATTCGCGCCTGGCGATCGATCACGGAATGGGCGAATCGCGGGCAGGCGACGTGTTCCTGCTGGCCTGCGACGGCGTGTGGGCCTGCCTGTCCGAACACGACATCGCTCGCCATCTGGAGGAAGTCGCCGCCGGCCGCGCCGCGCCCTCCCACACGGCCGACACGCTGGTGAAGGCGGCGCTGGCCGCCGGCTCCGGCGACAACTGCAGCGCGCTGATCCTGCGGGTGAATGCGCTGCCGGAGGAAAACCTGCGCGATACGCTGTCGGCCTCGCAGCAGCTGCCGCTGCCGCCCAGGCTCAAGGCCGGCCAGATCCTGGACGGCTATCACGTCGAAGCCGTGATTCATGCGTCGGCCGCGACGCTGCTGTACCGCGTGCTCGATCCGAAGTCACAGCGCCAGCTGGTGCTGAAGACGCTGCACCCGGATCGCGCCGGCGACGCGCAGGAGCGCTCGGCCTTCGCGTACGAGGAGTGGCTGGCGAAACGCGTGGTCGCGCGCTTTTTTCCGCAGGTGATCACGCCGGACCAGAAGAATTACCAGTACTACCTAAGCACCTGGCACGAGGGGCGGACCCTGCAGCAAGCGCTCGACGCCGGTGCCCATTTCACCGTGCCGGAAGCGATCGCGCTTGGATCGAAACTGGCACGCGCGATCGCCGCGCTGCACCGGCGCAGCATCCTCCATCGCGACATCAAGCCGGCCAACGTGCACCTCGGCGCGGACGGCGAGCTGCGCGTGCTCGACCTCGGCGTCGCGCGCTCCGGGCTGGAAGAAGACGAGATCAAGGCGCAGGAATGCACGCTGGCAGGCACGCCGTCTTTCCTTGCCCCGGAACAATTCGAGCACGCGCCGCCGTCGCGCCAGAGCGACGTGTACGCCGCCGGCGTCACCCTGTACGTCATGCTGACGCGCCGCTATCCGTACGGTGAGGTCGAGCCGTTCCAGCACCCGCGCTTCGGGGTCCCGACGCCGCCCAGCCGCTTCCGGCCGGATCTTCCGCTATGGCTGGAGAACGTGGTGCTCAAGGCGGTGGCGCGAGATCCCGCGGACCGCTTCGAGACAGCGGAAGAGTTGTTGCTGGCGCTGGAACGCGGCGCCGCCAACCCGACCGCGCCGCGCAGACCTGTGCCACTGGCCAAGAGAGATCCGGTTTCCCTGTGGCGCGCGGTGGCGGCGGCAGCGATCGTGATCAACCTGTTGCTGCTTTACCTGCTGGTCGTACGCTAG
- a CDS encoding nitrate reductase, with product MSELRESRTTCCYCGVGCGMIVEADGAQIVGVRGDPDHPANFGRLCTKGSTLHLTADPVLQQQVRALHPEMRAARGLPRARASWEDALDFVAKKIADTLREHGPDSVGFYISGQLLTEDYYVFNKLAKGLVGTNNIDTNSRLCMSSAVAGYKQTLGADAPPACYEDVDHADLIFIVGSNTAYAHPILYRRIEEARKKNRALKMIVADPRRTDTARDADLFLPILPGTDVVLFNGMLHICLWEDLIDQAYIDAHTEGFADLKRTVRDYTPKFVAETCGISEEDLTRAARWFGESKAALSLYCQGLNQSSSGTAKNAALINLHLATRQIGKPGAGPFSLTGQPNAMGGREVGGLANLLSAHRDMANPAHRAEVARLWGIDDVPSSPGKSAVEMFEAVRSGEIKILWIACTNPAQSLPEQKLVREALEKAELVIVQEAYRTTATVGYADVLLPATAWAEKEGTVTNSERRITRFKPILGKPGECRHDWEIAVDFARRLEALMARSTTLFPYGGVEEIWNEHRESTRGRDLDITGLSYRILEEQGPQQWPFPEGATEGKKRLYEDGVFPTASGRARFVNTVYRPVAEPVDARYPFRLSTGRLRDQWHGMSRTGTVARLFAHAAEPAVMMARIDMDRRMISDGDLVHVTGRRGSQILPAVASDDMRSGQAFIGMHWGEEYVSGRGSDGSGTYGVNALTLPALCPSSKQPELKHAAVKILKAELPWRFLVFGWIDRSRVLALQAALRPAMRRFAYASCTLFGRERNGVVFRAADDYPAAAELVREIEELFGIAGADVLRYDDARRGNARHIRVREGKLAAVSLAGDTSAERWLKEYLEGEQPVAALGRLLLVPSARAPQGFKSRGRVVCNCFNVAESAIGETLERNDWVNCGTQEAVLASVQDKLKCGTNCGSCVPELKKIILAQMPRKAAA from the coding sequence ATGAGCGAATTGCGCGAATCCAGGACTACCTGCTGCTATTGCGGCGTCGGCTGCGGCATGATCGTCGAGGCCGACGGCGCGCAGATCGTCGGCGTGCGCGGCGACCCGGACCATCCGGCCAATTTCGGTCGCCTGTGCACCAAGGGCAGCACGCTGCACCTGACCGCCGATCCGGTGCTGCAGCAGCAGGTGCGTGCGCTGCATCCGGAAATGCGGGCGGCGCGCGGCTTGCCTCGCGCGCGCGCCTCGTGGGAAGACGCGCTGGATTTCGTCGCGAAAAAAATCGCCGATACGCTGCGCGAGCACGGCCCGGACAGCGTCGGCTTCTACATTTCCGGCCAGCTGCTGACGGAAGATTATTACGTCTTCAACAAGCTGGCCAAGGGCCTGGTCGGCACCAACAACATCGACACCAACTCGCGCCTGTGCATGTCGAGCGCGGTGGCGGGCTACAAGCAGACGCTGGGCGCGGATGCGCCGCCGGCCTGCTACGAGGACGTCGATCATGCCGACCTGATCTTCATCGTCGGCTCCAACACCGCCTACGCGCATCCGATCCTCTATCGCCGCATCGAGGAAGCGAGAAAGAAGAACCGCGCGCTGAAGATGATCGTCGCCGACCCGCGCCGCACCGACACCGCGCGCGACGCCGATCTGTTCCTGCCGATTTTGCCCGGTACCGACGTGGTGCTGTTCAACGGCATGCTCCATATCTGCCTGTGGGAAGACCTGATCGACCAGGCCTACATCGACGCGCATACCGAGGGTTTCGCCGACTTGAAGCGCACGGTGCGCGATTACACGCCGAAGTTCGTCGCCGAGACCTGCGGCATCAGCGAAGAGGATTTGACCAGGGCGGCGCGCTGGTTCGGCGAATCGAAGGCCGCCTTGTCCCTGTATTGCCAGGGCCTCAACCAGTCGTCGTCCGGCACCGCGAAGAATGCGGCGCTGATCAACCTGCATCTCGCCACGCGCCAGATCGGCAAGCCCGGCGCCGGCCCGTTTTCGCTGACCGGCCAGCCGAATGCGATGGGCGGACGGGAAGTCGGCGGCCTGGCCAACCTGCTGTCGGCGCACAGGGACATGGCCAATCCGGCGCATCGCGCCGAAGTGGCGCGCCTGTGGGGGATCGACGACGTGCCTTCCAGCCCGGGTAAGAGCGCGGTCGAGATGTTCGAGGCGGTGCGCTCTGGCGAAATCAAGATCCTCTGGATCGCCTGCACCAATCCCGCCCAGTCGCTGCCCGAGCAAAAGCTGGTGCGCGAGGCCCTGGAAAAGGCCGAGCTGGTGATCGTGCAGGAAGCGTACAGGACCACCGCGACGGTCGGCTACGCCGACGTGCTGCTGCCGGCCACCGCCTGGGCCGAGAAGGAAGGAACCGTCACCAACTCCGAGCGGCGCATTACCCGCTTCAAGCCGATTCTCGGCAAGCCGGGCGAGTGTCGCCATGACTGGGAAATCGCGGTCGATTTCGCGCGCCGGCTGGAAGCGCTCATGGCCAGGAGCACGACGCTGTTCCCGTACGGCGGCGTCGAGGAAATCTGGAACGAGCACCGCGAATCGACGCGCGGCCGCGATCTCGACATCACCGGCTTGTCGTACCGGATTCTGGAAGAGCAGGGGCCGCAGCAATGGCCGTTTCCCGAGGGCGCGACGGAAGGAAAGAAACGCCTGTACGAGGATGGCGTGTTCCCTACCGCAAGCGGCCGCGCACGGTTCGTCAACACGGTGTACCGACCGGTGGCCGAGCCGGTCGACGCGCGCTATCCGTTCCGCCTGAGCACCGGGCGCCTGCGCGACCAGTGGCATGGCATGAGCCGCACCGGCACCGTGGCGCGATTGTTTGCGCATGCAGCGGAGCCGGCGGTGATGATGGCGAGGATCGACATGGATCGCCGCATGATCTCCGACGGCGACCTGGTGCATGTGACCGGCAGGCGCGGCTCGCAGATCCTGCCGGCCGTCGCCAGCGACGACATGCGCTCCGGGCAGGCGTTCATCGGCATGCACTGGGGCGAGGAATACGTATCGGGCAGGGGCAGCGACGGCAGCGGCACGTACGGCGTGAACGCGCTGACCCTGCCGGCGCTGTGCCCGAGCTCGAAGCAGCCGGAATTGAAGCACGCGGCGGTGAAAATCCTGAAGGCGGAACTACCGTGGCGCTTCCTGGTATTCGGCTGGATCGACCGCTCGCGCGTGCTGGCCTTGCAGGCTGCGCTGCGGCCCGCCATGCGGCGGTTCGCCTATGCCTCCTGCACCTTGTTCGGGCGCGAGAGGAACGGTGTCGTGTTCCGCGCGGCTGACGACTACCCGGCGGCGGCGGAACTGGTCCGCGAAATCGAGGAGCTGTTCGGCATCGCCGGCGCCGACGTGCTGCGCTACGATGACGCCAGGCGCGGCAATGCCCGGCATATCCGCGTGCGCGAAGGCAAGCTGGCGGCGGTCTCGCTGGCCGGGGACACTTCCGCCGAACGCTGGCTGAAGGAATATCTGGAGGGCGAACAGCCGGTGGCCGCCCTGGGGCGCCTGCTGCTGGTGCCGTCGGCCAGGGCGCCGCAGGGCTTCAAGAGCCGCGGGCGTGTCGTCTGCAATTGCTTCAACGTGGCCGAGAGCGCGATCGGCGAAACGCTCGAGCGCAACGACTGGGTCAATTGCGGCACGCAGGAAGCGGTGCTGGCTTCGGTGCAGGACAAGCTGAAATGCGGCACGAATTGCGGTTCCTGCGTGCCGGAACTCAAGAAGATCATCCTGGCGCAAATGCCGCGCAAGGCTGCCGCCTGA
- a CDS encoding aminoacyl-tRNA deacylase produces the protein MSISTTLESCLESKSGQYEIFHHSHTANSMATAEAAHIPGDRLAKTVILEDDIGYAAAVLPSTRHLSLTDLWKQTGRRLQLASEDDVRELFKDCELGALPPVAMAYGMPTYLDESLVHEPDVYFEAGDHEALIHMRSEQFLDLMQDSRRISCAHRM, from the coding sequence ATGTCCATCTCAACCACTCTCGAAAGTTGCTTGGAGAGCAAGTCCGGGCAATACGAAATCTTTCACCATTCACATACGGCAAACAGCATGGCTACCGCGGAGGCGGCGCATATTCCCGGCGATCGCCTGGCCAAGACCGTGATCCTGGAAGACGACATCGGTTATGCGGCGGCCGTATTGCCGTCGACGCGGCATCTCAGCCTGACGGATCTGTGGAAGCAGACCGGCCGGCGCCTGCAGCTGGCGTCGGAGGACGATGTGCGCGAGCTGTTCAAGGATTGCGAGCTGGGCGCGCTGCCGCCGGTCGCCATGGCCTACGGCATGCCCACCTATCTGGACGAGAGCCTGGTGCATGAGCCCGACGTGTATTTCGAGGCGGGCGACCACGAGGCTCTGATCCATATGCGCAGCGAGCAGTTCCTGGACCTGATGCAGGACAGCCGGCGCATCAGTTGCGCGCACAGGATGTAG
- the ybiB gene encoding DNA-binding protein YbiB, whose product MTSLHTSEPFRAAAFIKEIGRGSKGARGISRDDAFQLYAAMLDGRVSDLEMGALVMALRIKGESVDEIAGFLDAAEASFDKLHNPAGAYAPVVIPSYNGSRQMPNLTPLLALLLARQGVPVLVHGVTVDPGRVTTAEIFRELGLSFAQSPQQAETAFARREPVFMPIEALAPKIARLLALRRVLGVRNTTHTLVKILQPFSAAALRLTSYTHPEYLDMLTAYFSNAAPPARGDAFLMRGTEGETVANAKRAQQIEWFHDHQRTTLVQKQAPVDELPPLPHQSDAATTARWIEAALRGEQPVPQPIAEQVEHCLHVAKRLQANSVSHENAG is encoded by the coding sequence ATGACTTCCTTGCACACTTCCGAACCGTTCCGCGCCGCCGCCTTCATCAAGGAAATCGGCCGCGGCAGCAAAGGCGCGCGCGGCATATCGCGCGACGACGCTTTTCAACTGTATGCCGCCATGCTCGACGGCCGCGTTTCCGATCTGGAGATGGGCGCGCTCGTGATGGCGCTGCGCATCAAGGGCGAATCGGTCGACGAAATCGCCGGGTTTCTCGATGCGGCGGAAGCCTCGTTCGACAAGCTGCACAATCCCGCCGGCGCCTATGCGCCGGTCGTCATCCCGAGCTACAACGGCTCGCGCCAGATGCCGAACCTGACGCCGCTGCTGGCGCTGCTGCTGGCGCGGCAAGGCGTACCCGTGCTGGTGCACGGCGTAACCGTCGATCCGGGACGGGTGACGACCGCCGAAATCTTCCGCGAACTCGGCTTGTCGTTCGCACAGTCGCCCCAGCAGGCAGAGACAGCTTTCGCAAGACGCGAGCCGGTCTTCATGCCGATCGAGGCGCTGGCGCCGAAAATCGCCCGCCTGCTGGCGCTGCGGCGCGTTCTCGGCGTGCGCAACACCACGCATACGCTGGTGAAGATCCTGCAGCCGTTTTCCGCAGCGGCGCTGCGCCTGACCTCGTACACGCATCCCGAATACCTGGACATGCTCACCGCCTATTTCAGCAATGCCGCGCCGCCGGCGCGCGGCGACGCCTTCCTGATGCGCGGCACCGAAGGGGAAACCGTGGCCAACGCCAAGCGCGCGCAGCAGATCGAATGGTTCCACGATCACCAGCGCACGACCCTGGTGCAGAAACAGGCGCCGGTGGACGAACTGCCGCCGTTGCCGCACCAAAGTGATGCCGCCACCACCGCCCGCTGGATCGAAGCCGCCCTGCGCGGCGAGCAACCGGTGCCGCAACCGATCGCGGAGCAGGTGGAACACTGTTTGCATGTAGCAAAGCGTCTACAGGCAAACAGTGTGTCCCATGAAAACGCAGGGTAA
- a CDS encoding NarK/NasA family nitrate transporter yields the protein MKTSFWKAGHTPTLLAAFFYFDLSFMVWVLLGPLAVQISRDLGLSPAQKGLMVATPLLAGALLRIVMGVLVDHLKPKKAGAIGQVVVIAALLWAWLGQLNSYDAMLSLGILLGVAGAAFAVALPLASRWYPPEHQGTALGIAGAGNSGTAFAALFAPSLAIAFGWQNVFGLCLIPLGVAFLVYMVFAKDAPAAPPAKALVEYLHVLKDKDAWWFMFFYSVTFGGFSGLASSLTIYFNSQYGLSPVTAGYFTAACVFAGSMVRPLGGIIADRIGGIRTLSIMYVLAAGFLFIASFGMPSYLAALAVFVVAMLALGTGNGAVFQLVPQRFRKEIGVMTGLVGMAGGVGGFYLASSLGYSKQLTGSYQLGLTLFSSLAILALLGLTMVKTRWRTTWGSAAMTVAKI from the coding sequence ATGAAAACGTCGTTCTGGAAGGCGGGCCATACACCGACCCTGCTCGCCGCCTTTTTCTATTTCGATCTGAGCTTCATGGTCTGGGTGCTGCTCGGGCCATTGGCGGTGCAGATCTCGCGAGACCTCGGGCTCAGCCCGGCGCAAAAGGGCTTGATGGTGGCCACGCCGCTGCTGGCAGGAGCGCTGCTGCGCATCGTCATGGGCGTGCTGGTGGACCACCTGAAGCCGAAGAAGGCCGGCGCCATCGGCCAGGTCGTCGTGATCGCCGCGCTGCTCTGGGCCTGGCTCGGGCAGCTGAACAGCTACGATGCGATGCTCTCGCTCGGCATCCTGCTGGGTGTGGCCGGCGCCGCATTCGCGGTCGCGCTGCCGCTGGCGTCGCGCTGGTATCCGCCGGAGCACCAGGGTACGGCGCTCGGCATCGCCGGCGCGGGCAACTCCGGCACCGCGTTCGCCGCCTTGTTCGCGCCGTCGCTGGCGATCGCGTTCGGCTGGCAGAACGTGTTCGGCCTGTGCCTGATCCCGCTTGGCGTCGCGTTCCTCGTCTACATGGTCTTCGCCAAGGATGCGCCGGCCGCACCGCCGGCCAAAGCCCTGGTCGAATACCTGCACGTCCTGAAGGACAAGGATGCGTGGTGGTTCATGTTCTTCTACAGCGTGACCTTCGGCGGCTTCTCCGGCCTGGCGTCGTCGCTGACGATCTACTTCAACAGCCAGTACGGCCTGTCGCCGGTGACCGCCGGCTATTTCACCGCCGCCTGCGTGTTCGCGGGCTCCATGGTGCGCCCGCTGGGCGGCATCATCGCCGACCGCATCGGCGGCATCAGGACGCTGTCGATCATGTACGTGCTGGCCGCAGGCTTCCTGTTCATCGCCAGCTTCGGCATGCCGTCGTATCTCGCCGCGCTCGCGGTGTTCGTGGTGGCGATGCTGGCGCTGGGCACCGGCAACGGCGCGGTCTTCCAGCTGGTGCCGCAGCGCTTCCGCAAGGAAATCGGCGTGATGACCGGCCTGGTCGGCATGGCCGGCGGCGTCGGCGGCTTTTACCTGGCGTCCAGCCTCGGCTACTCGAAGCAGCTCACCGGCAGCTACCAGCTCGGCCTGACGCTGTTTTCCTCGCTGGCGATCCTGGCGCTGCTCGGCCTGACCATGGTCAAGACGCGCTGGCGCACCACCTGGGGCAGCGCGGCGATGACGGTCGCGAAGATCTAG
- the nirD gene encoding nitrite reductase small subunit NirD, whose amino-acid sequence MSQQWKPVCDVADIPVLGARVVKRTGGPDVAIFRNGEDKVFALLDRCPHKGGPLSQGIVFGEHVACPLHNWSIGLDSGCANAPDEGCTPKFSVKVEDGKVFLDAGELHSVAIEVKAA is encoded by the coding sequence ATGTCTCAGCAATGGAAACCTGTATGCGATGTCGCGGACATCCCGGTGCTCGGCGCCCGCGTCGTCAAGCGAACCGGAGGGCCCGACGTGGCGATTTTCCGCAACGGCGAAGACAAGGTGTTCGCGCTGCTCGACCGCTGTCCGCACAAGGGCGGTCCGCTGTCGCAGGGTATCGTGTTCGGCGAGCACGTCGCCTGCCCGCTGCACAACTGGAGCATCGGCCTCGATTCCGGCTGCGCCAACGCGCCCGACGAGGGCTGCACGCCGAAGTTCAGCGTCAAGGTCGAGGATGGCAAGGTATTCCTCGACGCCGGTGAATTGCATTCCGTGGCGATCGAGGTCAAGGCCGCATGA